ATATCAAAAGTGATGCCATCCACAGCCTTAACAGAACCGGTTTCCTTTTCAATGATTAAACCCTGCCGAATCGGAAAATGCTTCTTAAGCTGCTTTACCTCTATCAGCGGCTGGTTCAGTTCAACTGGTGTTGGTGAGGGAAGTGCCAAAATCAATCTCCTGAAGTATTAACGGGGTTTACCAGTAGTCAAATCCATCCAGCAGGCAGCCTGGTGATTATCTGCAGCAACATGGATTAATGGAGGCATTTCTTGAAGACAACGATCAAAGGTATGATCACAGCGTGGTGCAAATGGGCACCCTTTGGGTTCAACCAGCAGGTTGGGTGGCGCACCAGGAATTGAGTGTAAGCGTTTTTCCCGACGAAGGTCTACCCTGGGCAAAGCTGCTAATAGAGCATGAGTATATGGGTGTCTTGCATCTTCGTACAGGTGATCGACCAGGGCTTCTTCGACGATGAAGCCGGAATACATGACGATCACGCGTTCTGCAATTTCAGCGACCACACCCAGGTCATGCGTGATCCAGATCACAGACATGTTCATTGCTGTTCGGATAGACTGCACCAGCTCGACAATCTGCGCCTGGATGGTCACATCGAGAGCTGTGGTAGGTTCATCTGCGATCAGGATGCTAGGATTACAGGAAAGTGCCATGGCGATCATTGCCCGTTGCCGCATTCCCCCTGAGAACTGGTGTGGAAAATCTTTTAAACGGTTGGCTGGTTCAGGAATTCCAACCATTTCTAGCAGTTCAACACAACGCTGTTGGTTTTTTTCTTTTTCCAAGCCAAGGTGGATACGCAGTGGCTCGCTTAGCTGTCGACCAATACTAAGTACTGGATTGAACGCTGTCATCGGGTCCTGGAATACCATGGCAATATCCCTGCCACGTATCTCTTCCATTTGTGATTCTTCTAATTTAATCAGATCCTTCCCCTGAAATAATGCCTGGCCACTGGCAATCTCACCCGGAGGGATGGGGATCAGGCCCATGATAGACATCATCGTCACAGATTTACCGCAACCGCTTTCGCCTACGACGCCGATCGTCTCACCCTCATTCAAGTGGAAAGATACCCCATTTACAGCATGTACAGTGCCTTCAGCAATGTGAAAACGGGTCTTCAGGTCAATGACTTCCAGGATCTTATGCGGAGTCGTTCCATTGTTCATAGCAATCAGTATTCTATCCAATCATTACACGGCTCGGCTGTGTGGATCGAGTGCATCTCGCAACCCATCCCCCAGGAAATTTATGCTTAAAACGATCAGCAC
This genomic interval from Anaerolineales bacterium contains the following:
- a CDS encoding peptide ABC transporter ATP-binding protein, yielding MNNGTTPHKILEVIDLKTRFHIAEGTVHAVNGVSFHLNEGETIGVVGESGCGKSVTMMSIMGLIPIPPGEIASGQALFQGKDLIKLEESQMEEIRGRDIAMVFQDPMTAFNPVLSIGRQLSEPLRIHLGLEKEKNQQRCVELLEMVGIPEPANRLKDFPHQFSGGMRQRAMIAMALSCNPSILIADEPTTALDVTIQAQIVELVQSIRTAMNMSVIWITHDLGVVAEIAERVIVMYSGFIVEEALVDHLYEDARHPYTHALLAALPRVDLRREKRLHSIPGAPPNLLVEPKGCPFAPRCDHTFDRCLQEMPPLIHVAADNHQAACWMDLTTGKPR